The sequence acaaagaaagaaacaaagaaagaGATCAGTTGTTGGTTTAAATATCACCATGTGGTTTTATTGTCCTTGGGTCACATATTGATGCAGAGATCTGTGTGGTCCACGATGGGGTTAATCACTGTGGTGGGTGGCAGCTTTGAAAACGTGGGAGGCTTTTATTTTGTGATATGTGGTTGACTGGGAATCCCCAGGTGTGTCTTCATGGGACTCTTATTGTGACAGCTCTGTGTGCAGCAATCATTTCCAGGTATGAGCTGCTGTGCTATTTAAGGCTTTGTGCTAAGAAACAAGGTGACAATCCAGAGACCTTACAGGAACACACAGGCTGCCCTCACTTACTGTCCTCTGGGTAAGTAGGAGACACCTTGCTTTATCATGTGCACtggaacaacacacacacacacacaactagacCCCATCTAAACCATCAGTAGAATGTGCCATGATCCAGATATTTATTGGAGATATTTGTCCACACTTTTCTGAAGCTTATTATGCATTGCAATGTATTGTACCATTGTGTCACAAATTGTTCAAATGAGAAAATGCATCATCAATTATTTAATTGTAAATCGTTTAATAGAATTATTGGATGAAAATGATTGAGAGGTAGTATAAGTCTGTGCATTTTAAGAAAATATTTGctgtctatttactaaacagcgagTTTTTTTGGCGTCTGACGTGATGATATTATGGAAAAAAGAAAAGGCAAGAGATAAATAACCCCGCAGCATTGCTGGGGGGAGATATTTCCTTTAAGGCTGCTTTAGGCTCGTTTTCCAATTTTAGAGACCTCGATCCTTAGAGAATAGACCTCACTGTGCTTGTAGTTAAACGCgacacatacaataaaaaaaataaatgttatcctattgtacagcgctgcggaatttgttggcgctaaatcataataatattaataataataattagaacaaATATCAATGTATTACAGATTCATATATTTCGATTTTGCTTCAAGCTCTATATCACaggctatataatataatatatccaccgtctataatgtataataacctCTGTGATATTTGTTGCTTGGTTTTTGTTTTTGATGTAAATCGATgttggaggggaaaaaaataataattagagatCGCCATGCATGTTCTTATtacaatgaataataataataataatttttattataaaataattcagaaatctaatttttgtttgtattctcttttttatttctattgatGGTTATTAATTTAGTCAGATCACTGTCAGTGTATAGGTCCCTGCATGTTTGAAGCCATTCTCCTGctcttgtattttgtttttctctGACATGCAGTTTGTGCTTGTTTTAAAGATTGCCAGATCCACCTGGGTGTCCAGGAGTGCAGATTATCTGTGTATCTCCATTAAAAGCTGATAAGGAGCAAGATAAGAAATTCTCCATCTTCTCTCTATTTTGCTGGTGAGAAGCTACAAGGAGACACCCACCTTGCATCGTGGACCTCACTAGAGATTAAATCCTCTGATTACCGGATTTTTGGTGTCATCTGTGACTCTCCTGCTACCTTGGTGGTCCTGGAGGATTatacaaaaaattaaagggaaagctGGGAACAACCAGAACATTAAATAATAAATCATAGCATTAACTAAAATATAGGGTTATTGCaaggaaaaccttttttttctgaatttatcCGTGGTACAAAGTGGTGCAGATTGTATCTGTTGAACTAATACTTCCTCCTCTGATTTGTACTATCTTGATTTGCAAAAAGACACGGAGTGGACAtttgacaatcacacacacattataaagaCCTAGAAACATCTGATTAAGTTGGGATGACAGCGGAAAGCCAACAGTCTCCCAGCAGAGCCACGGGGGCTGGCACCAACCTCCAACAAGCCAGTGGCTTCTCAATACCAGTGGTTAAAGTGGAGAAGGATCCAAGTGAAACAAGTGTCTCTTCCAATGGGCAGCCTGACGTTGATGAAACCCCCAAAGGAAGAAGGAGGAAAAGACCTCTCCAGAGAGGCAAGCCACCCTACAGCTACATAGCCCTCATAGCCATGGCTATTGCCCATTCATCTGACAGGAAGCTCACTTTAGGTGGAATCTACAAATTTATAACTGAGAGATTCCCCTTTTATCGGGACAATTCCAAAAAATGGCAAAACTCCATCAGACATAACCTGACTCTCAATGATTGTTTCATTAAAATTCCCAGGGAACCAGGAAGGCCAGGGAAGGGAAATTACTGGGCTCTGGATCCCAATGCAGAAgacatgtttgacagtgggagcTTCTTGAGGAGAAGAAAAAGGTTCAAGAGAACTGACCTAACCACATACCCAGCCTACATCCATGACACTAGTATGTTCTCAGCTATCCAAGTTGGCAGGCCCACCTACCACAACTCTATGTACCCCAACGTGGCCATGAGTCCTACTTACAGCCAGCAGATCACACCACATTCCTCAGTGTACTACCCATCATCATCACCAGCCTTCAGCACAGGTCAGTCCAGGGTGTTCAGCATAAATACACTCATAGGTCCACCCAGCGGACCTGAGTCTGGTCAGCAGGCAAACAGGTCCATCAGCCCAGAGATTAGTTCATCCTCCACCAGTTCCTGTACCTATGGGAGTGCAAGCTACAATAGTCAGGCAGGTGGAGGCACCATGCATCCAAGGTCAGCCAACTCGGTGGCCTATTCCTATCCAGTTCCTAACAGCCATCTGCCAATGAATCAGAGCTCCTATGCCCACGGGAATTCACAGCTGTTTGGGACATCCAGTAGGCTGCCCATGCCAACCTCCCCTGCCATGAACAGTGAGACCATGGATTTGTACGGTAGGATGTCTCCTGGACAGTACACCTCACTGACTCCCTACAACACCAATGGGCAGCTAGGTGGCTCTAATGCCTACCTGAGACATGCCACATACCCAGGCAGCATGGACAGGTTTGTGTCTGCTCTTTGATGTAATGGGTGGCACTGCCATGCACAAACACCCAACACACAGATCAAGGTGATGGAGCCTGGTGACTGAGGAGCACATTCTAGAGGTGGTCACCCTAGTCGGGGGCCATGCTGTGTTGATGCTGGACACGATTACTAGATCTAGTAGCTCCACAGTTGTGTACTCTGTGGGGTTTGTGAGGTTTTAGTCTCATGCTGATCAGCATTGTTGTAGTTTTTGTTCCTATATGGTACAATGAGATGCAACCTGGATTGAAAGCTGCAATATTTGACAAACtaaatctgtcttttttttttagctgttttttttatttttttattttccctatgGGACGAATAAAGACAGcattttttgtattgtataataatTATGCTTTGTGACATGTACATAAgcgttttaacactataaggtaacTGTGAATATCCTTTTTGTACTGTATTTTGTATTCTGTCATAAAAAcaatgtaatatacattatgtaatatacattattcctttgAAATGAAACAGACGTTATCAATTATGTTTATACTAAAAAGCAAATGTTTAGATGACAAACAACTAATAATTCTGAATCCAAAATAACcaatgtgaaaaatatatatatatatatataatctcctgCATATTTTCGTTGGAATATTTATTTGAACTTGGTTATTTTGATATGAATTTTAGCAAGTTGCCGTTTGATGACTAAATCCATTTTATAAGAAACGTTTCGGCCGCTTCTATTCGGCTTCTTAGCTGCAACGATTGGGAATAgtgtggaaaaatatatattttgtaaaacattgcacttatttttattttaagaagaTGTTTAGTGGGTGCGGGGACTGTGCTTTCTTAActattttttacattgtttttgctgtaaaccaaataaatatatattaatgactGATTAATTAAAGAATAGCCACTCTCTGACTTATGTAACCGAGTTATTATATAGGACTTCTTTAGTCTATAGACTATTTCTAatgataacaaaaatatatatttttttaaaaccgaTGAATACAGTGAtctgtaaatattatttttactacAGGAGCCTATTTCActctatattgtgtgtgtgtgtgtgtgtgagttaaaCAATTTCAattctgttagagtgtgttattTTAATACTGCTATTGAGTGtgttaaacatttaaatattgtTAGAGTATGTGTAAATGTAAtattgatagtgtgtgtgtgtgtgtgtttgtttaaacAATGTAATACTGTCGGTGCGAATGTGTGTTGATTTTatacttttagtgtgtgtgtgtgtgtgtgtgtgtgtgtgtgtgtgtgtgttaaataaaccgtactgtgtgtgtcttttaaaCTATTTAATACAAATgcgtttttgtgtatgtgtgtgtggtttaAGACATACCATACGCATGTTTaaactgtgtgtttgtattaaaTAACTATAAACACTAATGTGGCTTGTATTTGTGTACAAATATTTGCAGGTGCATGTGATACTATGTTTAAAATTCTGAACTAAACATGTATGTGAAATGCTGCTTATGTGCGGATGTGtgttatataattttaattattgtGATTCTGTGTTTAAATAATTAGTACTGTAATGTTTCTCTCTTTGCAATACTTTTAGATGTGTGAGATTATCTACTTGtatgtatgtgatatatatatatatatatatatatatatatatatatatattcgtctagtgttttttttctgcatatcATATTCtaactaaataatataatatatttgatatattgtaTTTACTACGCGTTAACATTAGAGATTTATATGACGGTTATATCATTAttagaatgataaaaaaaataataataatttattattaaaacaaaGGTTAATATTTACTGATATCACATGTCGAGATAAACGAAAGCTTTTtatctatattattttttttgctcacACATCGTGAAATTCAATGATTCAATTGCAAGCCTTTGATATGGCGTTTTATAAAAGGGTTGTGTCCAGATGGCAGAGAATACTATACTTGATGGACCTTGATTTAAACAATTTGAAAACATATATCAGATTTATCTTGGTTTTTCTTTATAAAACTCTCGCCAGATTTACCAAGCAACGCAATACCTTGCCGATTATATATcaaggttattattattagtttggggaggggggtaaatttTGTTCAAGATAAATGGGTCAACAAAAATGCACGGATATATTTAGAAGGTTCTTCATTTAGTGGTGATTGTTGAGTTGTGTAGTATTGATACTGCTTGGTAGAATTTCACTGAAAATGTCAGAGTTGATAAACATCACATATCTATTGTAGCAGCCTGGTTAATTTGGTCTGAATGTTGCATGGTACCATCTCAACATAGCACTGTTTAGTAAACAAAGCCTTAGCAAACAGGAGTATATCTGCTCTAGGTACCTGCTTAATTCTCCCAATGTACCCTCCAGACACTGGGTTTAGATGTGGGTTGTCACTTCCTAGTGGGTCCCTGGTGTAATTCAGCAACACAACAGCATTAGGTGCATAGAGGATTCAGTGCAGCCTGTAAATGAGGTATGAGCCTCTGAGACTACAAGAAAAGGTCACTTTTCATCTGCACTGTATAACAAGCATATATTCTGTGTATTATTTGTTATCCCATTTATTGAGTCAATATTTGTTAACAATTAGCACCATAATAATAGTATTATCATCTTCATGATCAGATTATTAACCAGGTGATTTAAATGTGctctaaaaaaatttaattaaaatacaaGGGTACTGGGCATTACTTTACACAAACCCACACTGAATTTACTAAAAGCAGAATTTGAGACTGACACAATATTTTTACCAAGCAACgcaatacatacacatatatatatatatattgtaaattgtttctgatatatatacatatatatatatagttaatacattgctaaacacaaatacacacaccagtcaagccataagacttgcttttcccacagaaatctcactttaacagtgctctcactattgcaagggattctgggtaggcgtatgcaaatgagctcaacaaagaaccacgtTTTTATATatagtggaattatgaggcaaaaatgtatttctgtttagcaatgtattaactatccacttacgtcaggaggaaggggttttcatccacatttttttcccccaccacaacttttttggtatgtaatatatatatatatatatatataaacatttcgaTCTCAACTAAGATCATTTTCAATCTTAGTTTAGCTTGAAAAAGATCTCAGCTGATATCTAAGCTTTGCATGTTTATCCTGTCTTTCCAATAAAGCTGCTGTACAAGTGATGCTGAGTGCCTGgactatattttgtattttatcattGGAGTGCGGTTAGCCAGCCCCAAGTCTGGATGCACCAGGACCAGTATGAAATAAGAGTGCGGATTTCTCCTTTTGTTTGTACATTAAAATGCACCGAAGAACTGCAATGGAAATGTTATTACATATATTTTGGTGCagtgtttttattaatatttttaaacaaactttttttccATCCATACCCCATCAAACAAAGAAAAGGTCAGTTGTTCTAAAGTGAATGAAAAAGTTTTTATTACCTTCACAAGCATTAGCACAACTCTAATATAAAGTGGCCATATGTCATTTAATACCTattaaaaaataatctttatgCTACAAAAAATGTATCTTGGTCAAATAACATAAAGACCAAgcaacagaaaacaaacaagcaaacaaacaaacaaacaaacaaacagaaccaTTTAATTCCTTTCCTATTGATTCCCCTGAGACCTACATTAAATAACGAGAAAACTGCACACAGCATCCCCAGGTAGATGCAAAGATAGAGAACAAAGCCTAGGGCATAATCTAGCTAGATTGCCAATTAACCCACAAACTGCCTAACCTTGTTATTAATTAACATTTCACTACCCTGGGTTAGATGAGGATGGATTTAGAAGGATGTTTTAATTTAAAGTAGTTATAATGCTTGATGTCCCCTGATGaggtttaatgagatgaagtggttatggggcttagagtgtccatttaagtcagAGGTAGGAAACCTTTggcccttcagatgttgtggacaagcatcatgggagatttagtccacaacatctggagtgctgaaggttgtctacTCCATTTTTCAGCCATATCCCTGAAAGTGATTGTGACGGAGttcctgtactccgaccgagtacctccgcccagtccgcttcctagccacttgcagggaccctggaacaCTTCAGCCCCAGTCACCAAAATTGACTGcggtccttctggagcttttctccccgaccaggctgcagctctccttccatgcAGGTATAGTCCCCTCTGCCTCATACACTACAACCCTGCTTCCAGTCAGGTATAGACCCCTCTGCCTCTTCcactgcagcacttcttccaggcaggtatagtcCCCTCTGCCTCATACACTACAACCCTGCTTCCAGTCAGGTATAGACCCCTCTGCCTCTTCCACTGCAGCgcatcttccaggcaggtatccacatcCACCTGCAATGTTATAGCTCTTGTCTTTAAAAAGACATttgcggctctcaggcctagctctgttgctttatcccagggctagaagGATTCCTACAAATCCACACAGAACACA comes from Pelobates fuscus isolate aPelFus1 chromosome 5, aPelFus1.pri, whole genome shotgun sequence and encodes:
- the FOXE1 gene encoding forkhead box protein E1; translated protein: MTAESQQSPSRATGAGTNLQQASGFSIPVVKVEKDPSETSVSSNGQPDVDETPKGRRRKRPLQRGKPPYSYIALIAMAIAHSSDRKLTLGGIYKFITERFPFYRDNSKKWQNSIRHNLTLNDCFIKIPREPGRPGKGNYWALDPNAEDMFDSGSFLRRRKRFKRTDLTTYPAYIHDTSMFSAIQVGRPTYHNSMYPNVAMSPTYSQQITPHSSVYYPSSSPAFSTGQSRVFSINTLIGPPSGPESGQQANRSISPEISSSSTSSCTYGSASYNSQAGGGTMHPRSANSVAYSYPVPNSHLPMNQSSYAHGNSQLFGTSSRLPMPTSPAMNSETMDLYGRMSPGQYTSLTPYNTNGQLGGSNAYLRHATYPGSMDRFVSAL